In Candidatus Hydrogenedentota bacterium, the DNA window AGGCTTGAACGTCCTTCAGGGATTCACAACGACGCTCCCGGAAGCGCTTCAGCGGGGGGTGTGCCGGCGGCCATGCCTCCAGGCCGTTGTGCCGCAGGTAGTCCTCGTAGTCCAGGAACAGCTCCTCCAGACTGGCCCGCGCCACGCTGGTGAGTTTCATCTCCGTCCTTCGCGAGGTCCCCGAGGCCTGGCTGCCTTCGGCGATGTTCTGGACCCCTGAGCGGGCCGCCTGGACCATCTGGTCGCGCGTGCGGCTGCGCCGGTCCACATACCGGTCGCAAAACCTGACCGTGACATCGTAGACCAGCC includes these proteins:
- a CDS encoding four helix bundle protein — protein: MEDDDPLIPRHGGYRQLKTFQLARLVYDVTVRFCDRYVDRRSRTRDQMVQAARSGVQNIAEGSQASGTSRRTEMKLTSVARASLEELFLDYEDYLRHNGLEAWPPAHPPLKRFRERRCESLKDVQAWVREERAQTLSGESPPSSAQLAANAALSLINLCGHLLDRQLAAQADAFEREGGFTERLHRKRQARRKNGEP